From one Conyzicola nivalis genomic stretch:
- a CDS encoding RNA-binding S4 domain-containing protein, with translation MSNVTAPGSVRVDSWIWAVRVLKTRSAATAASKAGHVRVNDERAKAAQPVRIGDEVRVRTGEGERILIVRRLIVKRVSAPVAAECFEDLTPPPPPREERVLTAVRDRGAGRPTKKDRRDIDRLLGEHPGP, from the coding sequence GTGAGCAACGTCACGGCGCCCGGTTCGGTGCGCGTCGACAGTTGGATCTGGGCGGTTCGCGTGCTCAAGACGCGTTCGGCCGCGACCGCCGCGAGCAAGGCCGGGCACGTGCGAGTGAACGACGAGCGCGCCAAGGCCGCGCAGCCGGTGCGCATCGGCGACGAGGTGCGGGTGCGCACCGGAGAGGGTGAACGCATCCTCATCGTGCGGCGGCTCATCGTGAAGCGCGTGAGCGCGCCCGTCGCCGCCGAATGCTTCGAGGACCTCACTCCCCCGCCCCCTCCGCGTGAGGAGCGCGTGCTCACCGCCGTGCGTGACCGCGGCGCCGGGCGGCCGACCAAAAAGGACCGACGCGACATCGACAGGTTGCTGGGCGAACACCCCGGCCCCTAG
- a CDS encoding SPFH domain-containing protein: METPLPADAIVTGGIVVIVVIVVLVILFTFLRGIKVAKPDEAIIVTSRQKTVKKQGDAEDENGGQRVVFGSRVFVMPVVEAHFKLSLRSRQLNVQATAQTKDAITIKVNAVAVVKVGGSESMVRAAAQRFLNQQDQIETSTEEVLSGSVRSIVGQLTVTEIITNRSALQGQVLEAVRESLDVQGLQIDTLQIKEIDDDNGYIRDLGRAEAARVKQVAEIAESVSRQASEEARISADQAVAEQQRKLDLRNAEIQKETDKARAEAAAARPLAESIAQQGVIAQDEINAASRVGLRKQELDAEIRAVADAESYAVQKNAEATAAAAVAAANSNRDARKASSEAVEAEGLAERNRRRSAAEATEAEGVAEKNRRIAAAEALRAEGEAEANSIRVKGAAEAEATRAKADALEERADDLLRQQVIGQLPDIVRAASEPLSAINNMTVISSDGSGTEQVGQNVATQLATATQIVRDLTGIDIAEIVTGRATGTAAGAALAGQQAQARAPKVRTTPPTA, from the coding sequence ATGGAAACCCCCCTGCCCGCGGATGCGATCGTGACCGGCGGCATCGTCGTCATCGTCGTCATCGTCGTCCTCGTCATCCTGTTCACCTTCCTGCGCGGTATCAAGGTCGCGAAGCCCGACGAGGCGATCATCGTCACCTCGCGGCAGAAGACCGTCAAGAAGCAGGGCGACGCGGAAGACGAGAACGGCGGCCAGCGTGTCGTGTTCGGTTCGCGCGTCTTCGTTATGCCGGTCGTCGAAGCGCACTTCAAGCTCAGCCTGCGCAGCCGCCAGCTCAACGTGCAGGCGACGGCCCAGACCAAAGACGCCATCACGATCAAGGTGAACGCCGTCGCCGTCGTCAAGGTCGGCGGTTCGGAGTCGATGGTGCGCGCCGCCGCCCAGCGGTTCCTCAACCAGCAGGATCAGATCGAGACATCCACCGAAGAGGTCCTGAGCGGTTCCGTGCGTTCCATCGTCGGCCAGCTCACGGTGACCGAGATCATCACCAACCGTTCCGCCCTGCAGGGCCAGGTGCTCGAGGCGGTGCGGGAGTCGCTCGACGTGCAGGGCCTGCAGATCGACACGCTGCAGATCAAGGAGATCGACGACGACAACGGCTACATCCGCGACCTCGGGCGTGCCGAGGCCGCCCGCGTGAAGCAGGTCGCCGAGATCGCCGAGTCCGTCTCCCGCCAGGCCTCCGAAGAGGCCCGCATCTCGGCCGACCAGGCCGTCGCCGAGCAGCAGCGAAAGCTCGACCTGCGCAACGCCGAGATCCAGAAGGAGACCGACAAGGCCCGCGCCGAAGCGGCCGCCGCCCGCCCGCTCGCCGAGTCGATCGCGCAGCAGGGCGTCATCGCCCAGGACGAGATCAACGCCGCCTCCCGGGTGGGCCTGCGCAAGCAGGAGCTCGACGCCGAGATCCGCGCCGTCGCCGACGCCGAGTCGTACGCCGTGCAGAAGAACGCGGAGGCGACCGCCGCCGCGGCCGTAGCCGCGGCCAACTCCAACCGTGATGCGCGCAAGGCGAGCTCCGAGGCCGTCGAGGCCGAGGGTCTGGCCGAGCGCAACCGCCGTCGCAGCGCCGCGGAAGCGACCGAGGCAGAGGGTGTCGCCGAGAAGAACCGCCGTATCGCGGCTGCCGAGGCCCTGCGTGCCGAGGGCGAGGCCGAGGCCAACTCGATCCGCGTCAAGGGCGCCGCCGAGGCCGAGGCGACCCGCGCCAAGGCCGACGCCCTCGAGGAACGCGCCGACGACCTGCTGCGCCAGCAGGTCATCGGCCAGCTGCCAGACATCGTGCGCGCGGCCTCCGAGCCGCTCTCCGCGATCAACAACATGACGGTCATCTCGTCCGACGGAAGCGGCACCGAGCAGGTGGGCCAGAACGTCGCCACCCAGCTGGCCACCGCGACCCAGATCGTGCGCGACCTCACCGGCATCGACATCGCCGAGATCGTCACGGGCCGCGCCACCGGAACCGCCGCCGGCGCCGCCCTCGCCGGCCAGCAGGCCCAGGCCAGGGCGCCCAAGGTGCGCACCACCCCGCCGACGGCGTAA
- a CDS encoding FecCD family ABC transporter permease yields MTAEKSVNAPARVRSVPTRAAGLAVAIVLLVLAVAASITIGSRQIPLDVIAQTLFGGARQSNDAIVLLDSRLPRTCIAIVAGLALGVAGALTQAVTRNPLADPGILGVTSGSAFAVAIAVGVLGITTVQGYLWFAFGGALLATMVVYVIGSIGREGASPVRLTLTGVALGAVLSGIVSAMLLADPEGFAAMQAWESGSLEGRGWDGFVPVLPFVAVGCVLAFLISRSLNAISLGDDLASSLGARVRLTRTLAIVAVSLLAGGATAIAGPIAFVGLMVPHVARWMVGPDQRWIVAYSIVLGPILLLVADVVGRVVLRPGELPAGIVTACIGAPVLIALVRRQKAFGL; encoded by the coding sequence ATGACCGCCGAGAAATCCGTGAACGCACCAGCGCGGGTGCGCTCTGTGCCGACCCGCGCTGCCGGTCTCGCGGTGGCCATTGTGCTCCTCGTCCTCGCCGTCGCCGCCAGCATCACCATCGGTTCGCGTCAGATCCCGCTCGACGTGATCGCGCAGACGCTCTTCGGCGGGGCGCGGCAGTCGAACGACGCGATCGTGTTGCTCGACTCGCGGCTTCCCCGCACGTGCATCGCGATCGTCGCGGGCCTCGCCCTCGGTGTGGCGGGCGCCCTCACCCAGGCGGTGACGCGCAATCCGCTCGCCGACCCCGGCATCCTCGGTGTGACCTCCGGTTCGGCGTTCGCCGTCGCGATCGCGGTAGGCGTGCTCGGCATCACGACCGTGCAGGGCTACCTCTGGTTCGCGTTCGGCGGCGCTCTGCTCGCGACCATGGTCGTCTACGTGATCGGCTCGATCGGCCGCGAGGGCGCCAGCCCGGTCCGCCTGACCCTCACCGGCGTCGCGCTCGGGGCGGTGTTGAGCGGAATCGTCTCGGCCATGTTGCTCGCCGACCCGGAAGGATTCGCCGCCATGCAGGCGTGGGAGTCGGGCTCGCTCGAAGGTCGCGGCTGGGACGGGTTCGTTCCGGTGCTGCCCTTCGTCGCCGTCGGCTGCGTGCTCGCCTTCCTCATCTCCCGGTCGCTCAACGCGATCTCGCTGGGCGACGACCTCGCCTCGTCGCTCGGCGCGCGAGTGCGGCTGACGCGCACCCTCGCGATCGTCGCGGTGAGCCTGCTCGCCGGGGGAGCCACAGCCATCGCCGGACCGATCGCCTTTGTCGGCCTGATGGTGCCGCACGTCGCGCGCTGGATGGTCGGCCCCGACCAGCGCTGGATCGTGGCCTACTCGATCGTGCTCGGCCCGATCCTCCTGCTCGTCGCCGACGTCGTCGGCCGGGTCGTGTTGCGCCCCGGCGAACTGCCCGCCGGCATCGTGACCGCCTGCATCGGGGCTCCCGTGCTCATCGCGCTGGTGCGCCGCCAGAAGGCGTTCGGCCTGTGA
- a CDS encoding oxygenase MpaB family protein, which yields MLTTFSGSSDGKPRWVDKIADGDDAGYFGVGSAAWAVHGGIPTLVAGIRALLMQTLHPGAMAGVHDWSRYREDPLGRLSGTIQWLVTVTFADTAVAVAESSRVGRFHDRVVGEYSDAQGVTRPYAAGDPELLAWVHVVFTDAFLSCHELWGGPIPGGADAYVREWAKAGELVGVQAPPRSEAELRAQLDSFRAAGTLKSDERVAEAVRFIRNPPLRRSMLPAYRVLFAGAVASIPREYRDMLGLKRSPLPVVFATRVVLRFVGAVLGTESTSEVAARARIARLGLVGPRL from the coding sequence CTGCTCACCACGTTCTCGGGAAGCAGCGACGGCAAACCGCGCTGGGTAGACAAAATCGCCGACGGCGACGACGCCGGGTACTTCGGCGTGGGTTCGGCGGCCTGGGCCGTGCACGGCGGCATCCCGACGCTCGTCGCGGGCATCCGCGCCCTGCTGATGCAGACGCTGCACCCCGGCGCGATGGCGGGTGTGCACGACTGGTCGCGCTATCGCGAGGATCCGCTCGGGCGGCTCTCCGGCACGATCCAATGGCTCGTCACCGTGACCTTCGCGGACACCGCTGTGGCGGTGGCCGAGTCATCCAGAGTCGGTCGCTTTCATGACCGCGTCGTCGGCGAATATTCGGATGCGCAGGGGGTCACCCGGCCCTATGCCGCGGGCGACCCCGAGTTGCTCGCCTGGGTGCACGTGGTATTCACCGACGCGTTCCTGTCCTGCCACGAGCTGTGGGGCGGCCCGATCCCGGGTGGCGCGGACGCCTACGTGCGCGAGTGGGCGAAGGCCGGGGAACTCGTCGGGGTGCAGGCGCCCCCGCGCTCCGAGGCCGAACTGCGCGCGCAACTCGATTCCTTCCGCGCGGCCGGCACGCTGAAGAGCGACGAACGCGTCGCCGAGGCCGTGCGGTTCATCCGCAATCCGCCGCTGCGCAGATCGATGCTTCCCGCCTACCGCGTTCTGTTCGCGGGCGCGGTGGCCTCGATCCCCCGCGAATACCGGGACATGCTCGGGCTCAAGCGGTCGCCGCTGCCCGTCGTGTTCGCCACCCGTGTCGTGCTGCGTTTTGTGGGCGCGGTGCTGGGCACGGAGTCGACCTCGGAGGTCGCGGCCAGGGCCCGGATCGCCCGGCTAGGCCTCGTCGGGCCGCGCCTCTAG
- a CDS encoding siderophore-interacting protein: protein MLTSSETLVARPTTVPDSRPAYRPFRVRVRRVTPLSEHFVRVTFTGDDLATFGTLGLDQRINLVFPLPGIGFSDCGWDDAQPLADGHWYSKWRALPNEARNPLRVYTVRDIRPLERELDVDFVVHGDGPAARWLAAVSVGAEIIVIGPDALSEKSSAGSDWHPGAARNLLLVGDATAAPAIASILESLPPERAAHAIIEIPDAADRFEIRHSARVTVDWISRDDAAPGGRLLPAVHEWVADRPDVVGSTLAAAAQTVVESTDPDAILWDVPEAPEGASLYAWVAGEAGAITSIRRYLVRDVGIDRGQVAFMGYWRNGRSND, encoded by the coding sequence ATGCTTACTTCCAGCGAGACGCTCGTCGCCCGACCGACGACCGTCCCGGATTCCCGTCCGGCGTACCGGCCGTTCCGGGTGCGGGTGCGTCGCGTGACCCCGTTGAGCGAGCACTTCGTGCGCGTCACCTTCACCGGCGACGACCTCGCGACGTTCGGCACGCTCGGCCTCGACCAGCGCATCAACCTCGTCTTCCCGCTCCCCGGGATCGGCTTCAGCGACTGTGGCTGGGACGACGCACAGCCGTTGGCCGACGGCCACTGGTACTCGAAGTGGCGCGCGCTGCCCAACGAGGCACGCAATCCGCTCCGGGTCTACACGGTGCGCGACATCCGCCCGCTCGAGCGCGAGCTCGATGTGGACTTCGTCGTGCACGGCGACGGTCCGGCAGCGCGCTGGCTGGCGGCCGTGAGCGTCGGCGCCGAGATCATCGTCATCGGACCGGACGCGCTGAGCGAGAAGTCGAGCGCCGGAAGCGACTGGCACCCGGGAGCGGCGCGGAACCTGCTGCTCGTGGGCGACGCCACGGCGGCGCCCGCCATCGCATCCATCCTCGAGTCCCTGCCGCCCGAGCGCGCGGCCCACGCCATCATCGAGATTCCGGACGCCGCCGACCGCTTCGAGATCCGCCACTCCGCGCGGGTTACCGTCGACTGGATCTCGAGGGACGACGCTGCCCCCGGCGGCCGACTGCTTCCCGCCGTCCACGAGTGGGTCGCCGACCGACCCGACGTCGTCGGATCGACGCTCGCGGCAGCCGCGCAGACCGTCGTCGAGTCGACCGATCCCGACGCGATCCTCTGGGACGTGCCGGAGGCGCCGGAGGGGGCGAGCCTCTACGCCTGGGTCGCGGGCGAGGCGGGCGCCATCACGAGCATCCGCCGCTACCTCGTGCGCGACGTGGGCATCGACCGCGGGCAGGTGGCCTTTATGGGCTACTGGCGTAACGGACGCTCGAACGACTGA
- a CDS encoding ABC transporter ATP-binding protein, translated as MTAPRLHADGVTLAYDQRVISRDLSAEIPDGSFTVIVGPNACGKSTLLRSFARLLKPGAGSVVLDGKAIDRYKPKEVARTIGLLPQTSVAPEGITVADLVARGRYPHQNLIRQWSASDEAALWAAMEATSVESLATRQLDELSGGQRQRVWVAMALAQQTPILLLDEPTTYLDIAHQIDLLDLFANLHRAGNTIVAVLHDLNHAARYASHLIVMKDGEIVTTGAPRDVVTAELVDDVFGLSCLVIDDPVSHTPLVIPKSGQWQD; from the coding sequence ATGACCGCACCACGACTGCACGCCGACGGGGTGACCCTGGCCTACGACCAGCGGGTCATCTCGCGCGACCTCTCGGCGGAGATCCCCGACGGTTCGTTCACCGTGATCGTCGGTCCCAACGCGTGCGGCAAGTCGACCCTGCTGCGGTCCTTCGCCCGCTTGCTCAAGCCGGGCGCCGGCAGCGTGGTGCTCGACGGCAAGGCGATCGACCGGTACAAGCCGAAGGAGGTCGCGCGCACGATCGGCCTGCTGCCACAGACCTCGGTGGCGCCCGAGGGCATCACCGTCGCCGACCTCGTCGCCCGGGGGCGCTACCCGCACCAGAATCTCATCCGGCAGTGGTCGGCGTCCGACGAGGCCGCCCTCTGGGCCGCGATGGAGGCGACGAGTGTCGAGTCGCTTGCTACCCGCCAGCTCGACGAACTCTCGGGCGGCCAGCGCCAACGCGTGTGGGTCGCGATGGCCCTCGCTCAGCAGACCCCCATCCTGCTGCTCGACGAACCGACGACCTATCTCGACATCGCCCATCAGATCGACCTGCTCGATCTCTTCGCCAACCTGCACCGCGCCGGCAACACGATCGTGGCCGTGCTGCACGACCTCAACCACGCCGCGCGCTACGCCTCCCACCTCATCGTGATGAAGGACGGCGAGATCGTCACGACCGGCGCACCGCGTGACGTCGTGACCGCCGAGCTCGTCGACGACGTGTTCGGCCTGTCCTGCCTCGTGATCGACGACCCGGTGTCGCACACCCCGCTCGTGATCCCGAAGAGCGGGCAGTGGCAGGACTAG
- a CDS encoding DUF1295 domain-containing protein, with protein MGPLAVVVTIAAAVCVVAWVLSLVTHDHSWVDRFWSIVPVAYVWVFALSAGLDDARLTVMAVLVTLWGARLTFNFARKGGYTGTEDYRWAVLRGRMRRWQFGFFNLFFIVLYQNTVLVLLALPALTAWQHRGTPFGAVDGLLAAVFVALLVGETVADEQQWRFHAWKRARGAAGPRFLQTGLWRLSRHPNFFFEQAQWWVFFLIGASAAGSLLQWTVLGPLLLTLLFVGSTIFTESITRGKYPEYAEYQATTSAIVPWWPRRRRVAPPAPATDV; from the coding sequence ATGGGTCCTCTCGCCGTGGTCGTCACTATCGCCGCCGCGGTGTGCGTCGTCGCCTGGGTGCTGTCGCTCGTCACCCACGACCATTCTTGGGTCGACAGGTTCTGGTCGATCGTCCCGGTGGCCTACGTGTGGGTCTTCGCCCTGTCCGCCGGACTCGACGACGCGCGCCTCACCGTGATGGCGGTTCTCGTGACGCTCTGGGGCGCCCGCCTCACCTTCAACTTCGCGAGGAAGGGCGGCTACACCGGCACGGAGGACTATCGTTGGGCGGTTCTGCGGGGCCGGATGCGACGCTGGCAGTTCGGTTTCTTCAACCTCTTCTTCATCGTGCTGTACCAGAACACCGTGCTGGTGCTGCTCGCGCTGCCGGCCCTCACCGCTTGGCAACACCGCGGAACCCCCTTCGGCGCGGTGGACGGGCTGCTCGCCGCGGTCTTCGTCGCCCTGCTCGTGGGCGAGACGGTCGCCGACGAACAGCAGTGGCGGTTCCATGCGTGGAAACGCGCACGGGGCGCGGCCGGTCCACGGTTTCTGCAGACGGGATTGTGGCGCCTTTCGCGACATCCGAATTTCTTCTTCGAACAGGCGCAGTGGTGGGTGTTCTTCCTCATCGGCGCCTCGGCCGCCGGCTCGCTGCTGCAGTGGACGGTGCTCGGACCGCTGCTGCTCACGCTGCTGTTCGTCGGATCGACGATCTTCACCGAGAGCATCACGCGCGGCAAATACCCGGAGTACGCCGAGTACCAGGCGACGACCTCGGCCATCGTGCCGTGGTGGCCGCGGCGCCGGAGGGTCGCTCCCCCGGCCCCGGCGACGGACGTATAG
- a CDS encoding iron-siderophore ABC transporter substrate-binding protein: protein MRFRTAGVAAIAVAALALTACSGGTAPVDEGSSDSGASSEAFPVTVSTEFGDVTVEEKPVRIVALGWGDAETALALGVQPVGASDWLSFGGEGVGPWAEGLYDTAPEIIETLEPSYEAIAALEPDLILDTKSSGDQERYDKLSSIATTVGVPEGKTSYLTTMDEQMDLVSSALGLKEKGDELLAEVDATYEEAAAAHPEWEGLTVSAATKTSEGWGAYIEGSERVSFLERLGFAQSPEIAALPANSSGFSVDISSEQLDLLDADLIVAFPIFIPTTEITEDPLFAAIPAVAAGHSVVIDGDISAAYSLGTTLAAKYSIENLVPKIADALG, encoded by the coding sequence ATGAGATTCAGAACCGCAGGCGTGGCCGCAATCGCCGTCGCCGCCCTCGCCCTCACCGCCTGCTCCGGCGGCACCGCGCCCGTCGACGAGGGATCGTCCGACTCCGGCGCGTCGAGCGAGGCGTTCCCCGTCACCGTGTCGACCGAGTTCGGCGACGTCACGGTCGAGGAAAAGCCCGTGCGCATCGTCGCCCTGGGCTGGGGCGATGCCGAGACCGCGCTCGCCCTCGGCGTGCAGCCGGTCGGCGCCTCCGACTGGCTCAGCTTCGGCGGCGAGGGTGTCGGACCCTGGGCGGAGGGTCTCTACGACACCGCCCCCGAGATCATCGAGACGCTCGAACCCTCGTACGAGGCGATCGCGGCCCTCGAGCCCGACCTGATTCTCGACACGAAGAGCTCGGGCGACCAGGAGCGCTACGACAAGCTCTCGTCGATCGCGACGACCGTCGGGGTGCCCGAGGGCAAGACCAGCTACCTCACCACCATGGACGAGCAGATGGACCTCGTCTCGAGCGCGCTCGGCCTGAAAGAGAAGGGCGACGAGCTGCTCGCCGAGGTCGACGCGACCTACGAGGAGGCCGCGGCCGCACACCCCGAGTGGGAGGGACTCACCGTCTCCGCCGCTACCAAGACCAGTGAAGGCTGGGGTGCCTACATCGAGGGCAGCGAGCGTGTGAGCTTCCTCGAGCGCCTCGGCTTCGCGCAGTCGCCCGAGATCGCGGCACTACCCGCCAACTCGAGCGGCTTCTCGGTCGACATCTCGAGCGAGCAGCTCGACCTGCTCGACGCCGACCTCATCGTCGCCTTCCCGATCTTCATCCCCACCACCGAGATCACCGAGGACCCGCTCTTCGCGGCCATCCCGGCGGTCGCCGCCGGCCACTCGGTCGTCATCGACGGCGACATCTCGGCGGCGTACTCGCTCGGCACGACCCTCGCCGCGAAGTACTCCATCGAGAACCTGGTACCGAAGATCGCCGACGCGCTCGGCTAG
- a CDS encoding lysophospholipid acyltransferase family protein, whose amino-acid sequence MTRRGADPIYGVAIGAGRTLFGLLGVKPTVTGAEHLPETGGAVLAITHFGYLDFALTEWVVWMRNRRHVRFLATKGAFDKPGVGFLLRGMRHIPVDMKAGADAYRLAVRALRDGEMLGIFPEGGVSASFEVRELKSGAIRMAAEAGVPVIPVAVWGGQRLLTKAVGSTLRQKFGVPVGFAIGAPILPSETDDAAAVTRELQHTLQSLVHSLQERYPTDGTGAWWQPARLGGTAPTPEVAAVAEKARKERKAREAAEKRA is encoded by the coding sequence ATGACGAGGCGCGGGGCTGACCCCATCTACGGAGTGGCAATCGGTGCCGGGCGCACCCTGTTCGGTCTGCTCGGTGTCAAACCGACGGTGACGGGAGCGGAGCACCTTCCCGAGACCGGGGGCGCCGTGCTCGCGATCACCCACTTCGGCTACCTGGACTTCGCCCTCACCGAGTGGGTGGTGTGGATGCGCAACCGCCGCCACGTGCGCTTCCTCGCGACCAAGGGAGCGTTCGACAAGCCGGGCGTCGGATTCCTGCTGCGCGGCATGCGCCACATCCCGGTCGACATGAAGGCCGGAGCCGACGCCTACCGCCTCGCCGTGCGGGCGCTGCGCGACGGCGAGATGCTCGGCATCTTCCCCGAGGGCGGCGTGAGCGCCTCGTTCGAGGTGCGTGAACTCAAGTCGGGCGCGATCCGCATGGCCGCCGAGGCCGGCGTGCCGGTGATCCCCGTCGCGGTGTGGGGCGGCCAGCGCCTGCTCACGAAGGCGGTCGGATCGACGCTCCGCCAGAAGTTCGGTGTGCCCGTCGGCTTCGCGATCGGGGCGCCCATCCTCCCCAGCGAGACGGATGACGCGGCCGCCGTAACCCGTGAGCTGCAGCACACGCTGCAGTCGCTGGTCCACTCGCTGCAGGAGCGCTACCCCACCGACGGCACCGGCGCCTGGTGGCAGCCCGCCCGACTCGGCGGAACCGCGCCCACCCCCGAGGTCGCCGCCGTCGCCGAGAAAGCTCGCAAGGAGCGCAAGGCCCGCGAGGCCGCGGAGAAGCGGGCGTAG
- a CDS encoding FecCD family ABC transporter permease, giving the protein MTDAAAGNAPAPDATSAQTAAAKARRSASSVRLPLLGTVVAKRQLVVLGSLAVALLVLSLVALGTGDYPLSVGQVVTAMFATDGGFATTIVLEWRLPRVLVALVFGAALALSGAVFQSLTRNPLGSPDIIGFATGSYTGALLVITLVGDSYLSTAGGAVVGGLASALVVYLLAYRRGIQGFRLIIVGIAVTAILHAFNTWLLLRAQVEVAMAASIWGAGSISLVGWEQALPAFAVLGVLAVLVLVLSGGLRQLELGDDAAKAHGMRVEPARLALLVVGVALIAVVTASSGPIAFVALAAPQIASRLTRSAGVPLVASALTGALLLLAADFVAQHVLPAAVPVGMVTVVIGGLYLIGLLISQARKQT; this is encoded by the coding sequence GTGACGGATGCGGCCGCCGGGAATGCGCCGGCCCCGGATGCGACGAGCGCGCAGACGGCCGCCGCCAAGGCCCGCAGGTCCGCGTCATCCGTTCGCCTTCCCCTGCTCGGCACCGTCGTCGCCAAACGGCAGCTCGTGGTGCTCGGCTCGCTCGCCGTCGCCCTGCTCGTGCTCTCGCTCGTCGCGCTCGGAACCGGCGACTACCCGCTCAGCGTCGGCCAGGTGGTCACCGCCATGTTCGCCACCGACGGTGGCTTCGCCACGACGATCGTGCTCGAGTGGCGGCTGCCGCGCGTGCTCGTCGCCCTCGTGTTCGGCGCGGCGCTCGCGCTGTCGGGCGCGGTCTTCCAGTCGCTCACCCGCAACCCGCTCGGCTCTCCCGACATCATCGGGTTCGCCACCGGTTCGTACACCGGCGCGCTGCTCGTCATCACCCTCGTCGGCGACAGCTACCTGTCGACCGCGGGCGGGGCCGTCGTGGGCGGCCTGGCGAGCGCGCTCGTCGTCTACCTGCTGGCCTACCGCCGCGGCATCCAGGGTTTCCGGCTCATCATCGTGGGCATCGCCGTGACCGCGATCCTGCACGCCTTCAACACCTGGCTGCTGCTGCGGGCCCAGGTCGAGGTGGCGATGGCGGCCTCGATCTGGGGCGCCGGATCGATCTCGCTCGTCGGCTGGGAGCAGGCCCTCCCCGCCTTCGCTGTGCTGGGGGTGCTCGCCGTCCTCGTGCTGGTGCTCAGCGGCGGGCTGCGCCAGCTCGAGCTCGGCGACGACGCGGCGAAAGCGCACGGCATGCGCGTGGAACCCGCGCGGCTCGCCCTGCTCGTTGTGGGCGTCGCGCTCATCGCCGTCGTCACCGCGAGCTCCGGGCCGATCGCCTTCGTCGCGCTCGCGGCCCCGCAGATCGCGAGCCGCCTGACGAGGAGCGCGGGCGTGCCGCTCGTAGCGAGCGCCCTGACCGGCGCGTTGCTGCTGCTCGCCGCCGACTTCGTCGCCCAGCACGTGCTGCCGGCCGCGGTGCCGGTCGGCATGGTCACCGTCGTGATCGGCGGACTCTATCTCATCGGTCTCCTCATCAGCCAGGCAAGGAAACAGACATGA
- a CDS encoding CDP-alcohol phosphatidyltransferase family protein: MTADDAPTVSSRVFTVPNILSFLRLALVPVFLVLILRGDDALALLVLVISSVTDYLDGVIARRFHQITRLGQLLDPAADRLFIFAALVGLAAREILPWWLLAAIVGRDVMLLVVGVVLANHGYGPLPVHHLGKVATFCLFYALPIIMIAHAFPVTAPVAVPVGFAFALWGAFLYWWAGGVYLREAARVSRLH; encoded by the coding sequence GTGACAGCCGACGATGCGCCCACGGTCAGCTCGAGGGTGTTCACCGTGCCGAACATCCTCAGTTTCCTGCGGCTGGCGTTGGTGCCCGTGTTCCTCGTGCTCATCCTGCGCGGCGACGACGCTCTCGCCCTGCTCGTGCTGGTGATTTCGAGCGTGACCGACTACCTCGACGGCGTGATCGCGCGGCGGTTCCACCAGATAACCCGTCTGGGCCAGCTGCTCGACCCCGCCGCAGACCGGCTGTTCATCTTCGCGGCTCTCGTCGGACTGGCAGCGCGGGAGATCCTGCCCTGGTGGCTCCTCGCCGCCATCGTGGGGCGGGACGTCATGCTGCTCGTCGTCGGCGTCGTGCTGGCCAACCACGGGTACGGACCGCTGCCGGTGCACCACCTCGGCAAGGTGGCGACATTCTGCCTGTTCTACGCGCTGCCGATCATCATGATCGCGCACGCGTTCCCCGTTACCGCGCCCGTCGCCGTGCCCGTCGGGTTCGCGTTCGCGCTGTGGGGAGCGTTCCTCTACTGGTGGGCCGGGGGCGTCTATCTGCGCGAGGCAGCGCGGGTTTCCCGGCTTCACTAA
- a CDS encoding FHA domain-containing protein yields MNRPGDDPADENPTRDAPRAQEEKANVPQENDTTLTFGNEFGAQLAALEGEVSAEEQEAIAALPSGSALLIVRRGPTAGARFLLDADVTTAGRHPEADIFLDDVTVSRRHAQFLRHGTRFEVKDLGSLNGTYLNGERIATEALGDRSEVQVGKFRLTFYASRVDLATAAGK; encoded by the coding sequence ATGAATCGACCAGGCGACGATCCCGCTGACGAGAACCCGACCCGAGATGCCCCCAGAGCGCAAGAGGAAAAAGCCAACGTGCCCCAGGAAAACGACACGACGCTGACATTCGGCAACGAATTCGGCGCGCAGCTTGCCGCTCTCGAGGGAGAGGTATCGGCCGAAGAGCAAGAAGCCATCGCGGCACTCCCGTCCGGTTCGGCCCTCCTCATCGTGCGTCGCGGTCCCACCGCCGGCGCACGCTTCCTGCTCGATGCAGACGTGACCACCGCCGGGCGTCACCCCGAGGCGGACATCTTCCTCGACGACGTCACCGTCTCGCGTCGTCACGCGCAGTTCCTGCGCCACGGCACGCGCTTCGAGGTTAAAGACCTCGGCTCGCTCAACGGCACCTACCTCAACGGCGAGCGCATCGCCACCGAGGCGCTCGGCGACCGGTCCGAGGTGCAGGTGGGCAAGTTCCGCCTCACGTTCTACGCTTCGCGCGTCGACCTCGCGACCGCGGCTGGTAAATAG